A window of Myxococcales bacterium genomic DNA:
ATGCGCGAGACCCAGTACAGGAATGGAGGCATGATCAGCCAAAGCACGTTGGGGCGGGGATAGAGCCTGCTCACATCGTCGCTGGTCACGAACAAGCAGAGAACCAGGACTGCCATGTAGCCGGCGGCGAGCCCCATGGTCTCGATCATTCCGACATCCGTCACTTCATATGCCCGACGCGCATTACTCTCCGCACCGATGTCTTCGGTCGCCAACAACTCTGCGTAGCGTTTGAGCAGCGCAAGACTCAGAAACATGAACATGCAGAATGCCAGCAGCCAGGGAGACAGCCTTACGTCGGCAGCCACGGCGCCGGCCAGCACTCGATGGGTAAAGAGTCCCGCCAGCACGAGCACGTCGAGAAACAATTTCTGCTTCAGATAGAGGGAATAGGTAATTGTGAGCACCGTGTAGATCGCGAGCATTCCGGTTGCAATCAGCGGGAGCGCCGCAAAGGAGAGACCGAAACCGCCCAGCATAAGGCAGGCCAGCAACGCGACCCCGGTCGGAATGGGCAGCGTTCCCGCCGCGAAGGGTCGCATCCGTTTGCGTTCGTGTCGGCGATCACTTTCGATGTCCAGCAGATCGTTGAGAAGGTAGGTCGCGGACGCAATACTGCAGAAACACGCGAAGGCAATCGCGACCTGAGTGACTTTCTCGAAATTGCTCAGTTGGTGGGCGAGCAGCAGCGGTACCCACAGCAGGGCGTTTTTGATCCACTGGTAAATGCGCATGGACTTGATTGCGGGGGCCAGGCCCGGGGAATCGGTCGAAAATCGCTTGACCTCGCCCTCGAAACTCTCGGCGGCCCGGACTGCGCCAGCACTCGGCTGTACCAGGATTGCCACGGCGGCGTGTCGCCAAACGGGGATGTCAGCAGTGGAATTTCCGAGGTACTCGAACTCCGAGCCTCCGCAGTCGCGCTGAATGGCGTCGAGCTTCGCTTCGCTCAGCAGGTTCATTTCGCCGTCGCTCGCCAGCACCGCATCGAAGAAACCGAGATGTGCGGCGATCGGCTCGGCCATCAAACCATCGCTCGCCGTGGCGAGCACCAGACGCCGCCCCTTGGCCTTTTCCTCGCGCAGGTAGTCGAGCACCTGGCTGCGGTAGGGGAGCCGCGCTGGATCGAAGCTCACTCGCTGTGCAATGGCCCGCTTGAAGCCAGCCTTGCCCCGCAGCAACCAGATCGGCATGCTGAGCGCCCGGAAGGGCTGTTGGGCGGCCAGCAAGCAGATGGACTCCCACAGCATGTCTGTGCTGATCAGGGTGTCATCGAGGTCTACGTAAACAGGGCAGGTCGCGGTGGACATGGCTTGATTGCTTTCGGCCTCGGATTCGATCGAATTGGGGTGGGTGGTCGAAAATTTGCAACCCAGCATTCGTCTTCAGGTCGGCCAACTATACCAAGTTTCTGTATTTCAGTCCGATCCGAGCACGGTATCCTGCAGCGCGTGACGCCTTGCAAACCGGAACCAGGAATATTGCCGCAATGAGCCGCACCACCATCGTCGTGCCCTGCTACAACGAAGCCAAACGCTTTGACGCCAAGGCGTTCGAGCTCGCATTGGCCGATGTTCCGGGACTCGAATTTCTGTTCGTGAATGACGGCAGTGACGACGACACCCCGATCATGCTGCGCGCATTTGAAGAAAAGCACGAAGGGCGGGTGCAGGTCATCGATCTGGCACACAACCGAGGCAAGTCCCACGCGGTACGTGCCGGCATGCTCGCAGCACTGGCCGGAGACGCAACCTACTGCGGCTATTGGGACGCCGACCTGGCAACACCGCTGAATGAAATTCCCCGCTTCGTGGAGGTCCTCGAAGCCAGGCCGCTGCTCGAACTCGTGATCGGATCCCGGGTCAAACTGCTCGGCCGCACGATCGAACGCAATCCGCTGCGGCACTATCTGGGACGCATCTCCGCCACCGTGACCTCCGTGCTGCTGGATCTCCCGGTCTACGACACCCAGTGCGGGGCCAAGCTCTTTCGCAATAGCCCCGAAACGCAGAGTCTGTTCGCGGAAGCGTTCTTGAGCGGGTGGATATTTGACGTCGAACTCATTGCACGAATGATCCAGCATCGCCGCACTGCAGGGCTGCCTTCGGCGGAATTCGCCATCTACGAACTCCCCCTGCGGCAGTGGCGTGACATGGCGGGATCAAAGCTCCGGGTGGGCCTGGCCTATGCCGGCGCATTCTGGGAGATCCTGCGGATTTACTGGCGCTACCTCCGCCACTGAATCTGGAGTGCATAGCCAGAATTGGCCGTATCGCGAGATCGCGACACCAAATTGCGATTTTCCAGGCGGGGTCCGGTGATCTGCGGAATTCGCTTGGCATGTTTTTTTTCAAAATAGTGCAATTTTCTCTTGGATTCGAATTGCCGGTCGTGGTAAGTGTTATACACACGTGTGGGTCGAATCTCGGACGTACGGTTGAAGATCGCCGTACACACCCGAATCGAGCCCAATACGTCCAGTTCTGGCGTATGACGGGATGAATGAAGGCTGCTGGCCCTCACCACTCCAAAGCAACAAAAAGCACCGAAGTTCTAAAATAAAAAAGCTCAGCGACTAAGAAACACAAGCTGACGAATATTGACCTGACTGCGGCTCGATGGGGGGTTCGATCCGTTTCCCTGCGGGGAAGGAGGGCCCATCAGATGCTGTGGAGTGGAACGTCTCCAAGCGATTACTCGCGCCAACCAAATACAAGCTCGATGCCGCGGATTCCGCGGAACCAATCCGTCTCCATCGCGACTCACCTTCAAAATGAGTCCGGCTGGTCCCGGCTCGGTCGGTGCCGGTTTCGTTCAATCAAAGTCGATTTCGGCACACTCGGTTCACGGAGCCCAGAAAAATGTTGAGAGAGCTGGGCCGAAGAATGCATCGGATTTGGCTGATCTTTGACGTATCGATTTGCATCGTCTTGTTTTCGGCCATCGTCTACCACCCGCAATTTGCGGAATCGAACAATCTTCAGGCCTATAGCCCGGTCGCAATCGGGATCATGGCGTTGTTCACCGGTTTCGGTTGGCAGATCATTCTGGGCCGCTGCCGGGTTTACGAATCCCACCGCCGGATCAACGTCTCGCAGCTGTTGAGGCGGCTGACGATGGGCAACTCCATTGGAGCTGCCACACTGGCGGCCGCACTCTTTACCGTCGGAATCGAAGCACCCCCGTTCATGCCTGTGGCCCTCGCGGTCGGAATCTTCACGGTGCAGGCCATCACGCGCATTTCGGCCATGATCCTGCTGCGGTCCATTCGCCGCAGCGGCAGGAATTTTCGCAACGTCTTGATCGTGGGGGCGGGGCCGCGCGCTCTAAACGCGACCAATACGATTCTCAATCACCCCGAGTGGGGTCTTCGCGTCATCGGCTACCTCGACGATTGGTACGGTGAGGATTTTCGGCCCTCCGTTCCCATCGACAAAATTCACAAGATCGTCGAGCTGCCTGAGCTGCTGCGCAACGAGACCGTGGACGAACTCCTGGTCGCCTGTCCACGCACGATGCTGATTACATTGACCCCGGTGGTGAACGAATGCGCACTCATCGGTGTACCCGTCACCGTGCTGGCCGATCTCTTTGGAGACCAGTTGCCCGCCCCGAAGGTCGGCATCCTCGGCTCCCACACGACCTTGAGCTTTGCACCTGTTCACCACAACGAACTCGAGCTCATGGTGAAACGAGTGGTTGATATCCTGGGGGCCCTGGTCGGGTTGCTCCTCTCGGCGCCCATCGTCGCGGTCGCGGCGGTTCTGATCCGGCTCGATTCCAAGGGGCCGATCTTCTTCCGTCAGGAGCGCTGCGGGCTCAACGGTCGCCGCTTCGAGATGATCAAATTGCGCACCATGAACGACGGAGCCGATGCTCACAAGCACGAACTCATGCATCTCAACGAGATGGACGGGCCGGTCTTCAAGCTCGCGAACGATCCTCGGATTACGCCGATCGGCCACTTTTTGCGGCGCACCAGCATCGACGAATTTCCGCAGTTCCTGAACGTCCTGGTGGGCGACATGAGCCTGGTCGGCCCCCGTCCCCCAACTCCGGAAGAAGTGATCTGCTACGAGGGCGACACGCGCCGGCGTCTGTCCATGCGACCGGGTCTCACCTGCTATTGGCAGGTCGGTGGACGCAACAACATCAGCTTTGCCGAATGGATCCAGCTGGACTTGATGTACATCGACACCTGGTCCCTGCTGAACGATCTGGTGATCCTGCTGAAAACCGTGCCCACAGTCATCTTCACCCGCGGAGCCAGCTAACCGTCCCGCTAAAGTCCCGGCAGCGACGTAGTATTGCGATAGGCCGCTCCGGCCTGAATGACCGGCTGGAACGGAAACAAGATCTGCTGCAAGACATAACCAATCCGCGCCAGGATTGTCGGCGGCACCACGACAATGTCTCCGCTGAGCAGTTGAATATTGCTCGAAAGATCCCCCGATTGGATTCGACTCAAATTCACTTGGAGGATCACCGGCTCGCAATGTAACCAGCATTGTGCGGGGTCTCGTGCAGCTCGAATCACCCGGACGTTGCGCTTTGACGCGAAGTTGGTCGTGCCGCCCAATTGTGCGATGGCTTCTGCCACCCGAATGTCGTGCTGGATGGGAAAGGTGCCCGGACTGCGGACTTCGCCGAATAACGTGATGGTGTCGCTCTCGGCTGCAATTACGGTCACGGTGACCGAAGCGTTGCGCTTGAAGCGGCCGATCTCCACCCGCACGGATTCGGCGATCTCCTCGGGCGTCATGCCCGCTGCCTGGAGATCACCAATCAAGTCCAGAGACACCTTGCCGTCCGGACGTACGGTCACAACTCGTTCGATCACGGGCTCGGGCAGAATGCTGATCAAGATCTGGTCGGGGGCGCCCACTCGATAGGGCACCGGTTTTGCCATCAAGGGCGGTGCGGCTGGCGAAACGCAGGCGATCGGGCCGAGCAGCGAAAGACCCACCGCGACCAAGAGCAGCGCAAGCGGCGCCGTCCTCCGCTTTTCATGCTGTGCCTGATTCGCAAATTGAATTGGATTGGAGTGCACGGTTGATCCCCCCACGCGTTCTTCGGGTGTTGTTCGGGTGTTGTTCGGGTGTTGTTCGGGTGTTGTAGTTCGGGTGCAATGAAACTGACATGCTTGGGGGGGCGGGAGAAGTCTACCGTGTCAGCTGGAACTCGGGGACCCAAAATCGAAACGAAACGAAGTACTGCCGATCTTGATCTCGTCCCCCGGCACGAGGGTTGCCGAGCGCACGCGCTTGCCGTTGAGCTTGGTTCCATTGGTCGACTGAAGATCTTCGACCACGTATTCGCCGTGGTCACCGGCGGATTCGTCGAAGCTGATGATGGCGTGCTCGCGGCTGATGCCGTCGTCGAGCAAGGTGATGTCGGTGGTCGGGTTGCGGCCGATCAAGGTTTCTTCGGCAGACAACTCGTACACCATCCCTTTGAAGTCGCCGGTCAGCGCCACGAGACGACCGGATGCGGGCCGGGAAGACTGATCAGACATTGCGCGGCAACCTTTCGGCCTCCGCCCGTCGGGGCAGTGGAGACTCGATCCGCTATCGGCATGGCAAGCGAGAAGCTTGAGACGGCGCTACAGGCGCCGGTTTGCCAGGCAGGGGACAGACTTCCGGACGCGTTCCAAGTGCGCAAGGTCACAGTCGGCCAGGATCACCCCGGGTTCGTCGCCCGCCTGCGCGAGCACCAGGCCCCAGGGATCCACGATCATCGAACGTCCGTAGCTAGAACGATCTGCGCTGTGCTGACCGCATTGGGCCGGGGCCAACACGAAGGCCTGGTTTTCGATTGCCCGGGCGCGCAGCAGCACCTCCCAATGGTCTCGCCCAGTACTGGGTGCAAACGCCGACGGAACACTGAGAAAACGCGCCCCTTGGGCCACCAGTTCTCGGTACAACTCGGGGAAGCGCAGGTCGTAACAGATGGACATGCCTAGCACGCCAAAGGGAAGTTTGGCCGATACCACGTCACTGCCCGGGGCGATCGCATCGGATTCTCGAAAGCTACCGCCGTCGCGAGCCAGGTCGACATCAAACAAGTGGAGTTTGCGGTAACGCGCAACGCACTCGCCTTCGGGCGAGATCAACACACTGCAGTTGTACACGCGATCGCTGTCGGGGATGCGCTCGGGAAACGAACCCCCGAGAATCCAGATGTTCCGTTCTCGAGCCAGTTCGCGAATACAGACGACGATCTCTCCGTCGACGTCCTGGGCGCAGGGGTAGGCCAGCCCTTCCCGGCGCAGATAGCCGTAGTTCTCGGGCAGGGCGACAAACTCAGCACCCCGGTCGACCGCCTCGCGAACGAAGTGACGCGTGGCTTCGAGATTTGCGGCGATATCGTCGCTCGAACTCAGCTGGATGATGGCGGTGCGAACCACTGACATCAGATCAAGTGCGGAACTCGCTCGGATCAACTCCGGTGCGTCGGATCACGTCGTAGAAGTCCTTGCGATCCTTCTTGGCCAGCCTCGCCGCACGACTGATATTGCCACTGCAGCGCCGCAGCAATCCCTCGACGTAGCGAGTTTCGAAGGCCCGCTTCGCATCCTTGAAGGAGGGCACTTCGTCGCCGTCGGTCGCGAGCATCAGCGATTCTGCGGAGATCACCCCGCCGCTGTTGAGTCGCACGGACTGTCGGATGCGTTCGCGCAACTCGCGCACGTTACCGGCCCAAGTTTCCTCGACCAGCCAGTTGCGCGCGTCGGAGGTGAAACCGATCGGCCGAATCTCTTCGGCTTCCGCCACCTCTGCCAGGAAGTGTGCGGCCAATGGCAGCACGTCCTCGCGTCGCTCGGAAAGCCCATCGAGGCTGACCACCTCAGTGGGCAGGTCACCAAGAAGCTTCTGTTCCGTGTGTCCATCGGAACTATCGGCGGTTGCGATGATGCGCACGGCCAACCGAGTCGGTTCACTCTGACCGGGCCGAATGAACGACTGAGACTGTGCGGCTTGAATCACCGCGGTGCGCAGCGACGGCTCCAATTTGTCGAACCCGGCGATCAGCAGCGTGCCCTGTCGCGCAGTGAAGAGCGCACCGTCGGTATTTTCGCCGAGGGGAGCCGCAGCGTCCGCGCTGCCGAACAATTCGCGCTCATGAAGGCCGATGGGCGTACTCGCCGCCGGAAACACGATAAAGGGCTGTCCCGCCCGGGTGCTCCACGCGTGAATCGCGCGACCGAAATGTTGGCGTCCACTGCCACTTGGTCCGACGATCAAGATCGCACTGTCGCCCCGGGCGCAGGCAGTCGCCTGGTCCAGGGAACGTTGGGCACTTTCGCTGGCGGCGACGATTCGATCGCTCTGCCGGCGGCCGATGACCCGAGTCGCCGTTGCGCCCGTGTCCGTACCAGGCGTTGCGCCATGCGGGCTCTCCGCCGCTTCTGCCGTCGTTGCCCCTGCGGTCGGAGTTGTGATCGATGTCGTTCGTTGATCGTTCATGCGTGATGCCCCCAGACGTTATCCGCGTGAAAACCAGAACCATTGATGTTTCACGTCATTGTCAAACACTCTTGCGAATGCATTGCATAATCTCTCGCAAATGAACCAGACGTGTTCCAGAAAACATTGACTCACCAACGCGGCCATGTTAACCCGCAAGAGGGGAAATGTGGGCAGCGAATTCACACCATTTTTTAATTTTCGGCAATTAATCGGAGTTAACATGGAAAATGAGAAGGGTCGCATTCAGCTCCTTTCCAATGCCGTGATCGACCAGATCGCTGCCGGGGAAGTTGTCGAGCGTCCCGCGTCGGTGGTCAAGGAGCTGGTCGAGAACGCACTGGACGCCGG
This region includes:
- a CDS encoding polysaccharide biosynthesis/export family protein, whose product is MHSNPIQFANQAQHEKRRTAPLALLLVAVGLSLLGPIACVSPAAPPLMAKPVPYRVGAPDQILISILPEPVIERVVTVRPDGKVSLDLIGDLQAAGMTPEEIAESVRVEIGRFKRNASVTVTVIAAESDTITLFGEVRSPGTFPIQHDIRVAEAIAQLGGTTNFASKRNVRVIRAARDPAQCWLHCEPVILQVNLSRIQSGDLSSNIQLLSGDIVVVPPTILARIGYVLQQILFPFQPVIQAGAAYRNTTSLPGL
- a CDS encoding sugar transferase produces the protein MLRELGRRMHRIWLIFDVSICIVLFSAIVYHPQFAESNNLQAYSPVAIGIMALFTGFGWQIILGRCRVYESHRRINVSQLLRRLTMGNSIGAATLAAALFTVGIEAPPFMPVALAVGIFTVQAITRISAMILLRSIRRSGRNFRNVLIVGAGPRALNATNTILNHPEWGLRVIGYLDDWYGEDFRPSVPIDKIHKIVELPELLRNETVDELLVACPRTMLITLTPVVNECALIGVPVTVLADLFGDQLPAPKVGILGSHTTLSFAPVHHNELELMVKRVVDILGALVGLLLSAPIVAVAAVLIRLDSKGPIFFRQERCGLNGRRFEMIKLRTMNDGADAHKHELMHLNEMDGPVFKLANDPRITPIGHFLRRTSIDEFPQFLNVLVGDMSLVGPRPPTPEEVICYEGDTRRRLSMRPGLTCYWQVGGRNNISFAEWIQLDLMYIDTWSLLNDLVILLKTVPTVIFTRGAS
- a CDS encoding carbon-nitrogen hydrolase family protein — encoded protein: MSVVRTAIIQLSSSDDIAANLEATRHFVREAVDRGAEFVALPENYGYLRREGLAYPCAQDVDGEIVVCIRELARERNIWILGGSFPERIPDSDRVYNCSVLISPEGECVARYRKLHLFDVDLARDGGSFRESDAIAPGSDVVSAKLPFGVLGMSICYDLRFPELYRELVAQGARFLSVPSAFAPSTGRDHWEVLLRARAIENQAFVLAPAQCGQHSADRSSYGRSMIVDPWGLVLAQAGDEPGVILADCDLAHLERVRKSVPCLANRRL
- a CDS encoding FHA domain-containing protein, with product MSDQSSRPASGRLVALTGDFKGMVYELSAEETLIGRNPTTDITLLDDGISREHAIISFDESAGDHGEYVVEDLQSTNGTKLNGKRVRSATLVPGDEIKIGSTSFRFDFGSPSSS
- a CDS encoding sigma-54-dependent Fis family transcriptional regulator, with translation MNDQRTTSITTPTAGATTAEAAESPHGATPGTDTGATATRVIGRRQSDRIVAASESAQRSLDQATACARGDSAILIVGPSGSGRQHFGRAIHAWSTRAGQPFIVFPAASTPIGLHERELFGSADAAAPLGENTDGALFTARQGTLLIAGFDKLEPSLRTAVIQAAQSQSFIRPGQSEPTRLAVRIIATADSSDGHTEQKLLGDLPTEVVSLDGLSERREDVLPLAAHFLAEVAEAEEIRPIGFTSDARNWLVEETWAGNVRELRERIRQSVRLNSGGVISAESLMLATDGDEVPSFKDAKRAFETRYVEGLLRRCSGNISRAARLAKKDRKDFYDVIRRTGVDPSEFRT
- a CDS encoding UbiA family prenyltransferase, with product MSTATCPVYVDLDDTLISTDMLWESICLLAAQQPFRALSMPIWLLRGKAGFKRAIAQRVSFDPARLPYRSQVLDYLREEKAKGRRLVLATASDGLMAEPIAAHLGFFDAVLASDGEMNLLSEAKLDAIQRDCGGSEFEYLGNSTADIPVWRHAAVAILVQPSAGAVRAAESFEGEVKRFSTDSPGLAPAIKSMRIYQWIKNALLWVPLLLAHQLSNFEKVTQVAIAFACFCSIASATYLLNDLLDIESDRRHERKRMRPFAAGTLPIPTGVALLACLMLGGFGLSFAALPLIATGMLAIYTVLTITYSLYLKQKLFLDVLVLAGLFTHRVLAGAVAADVRLSPWLLAFCMFMFLSLALLKRYAELLATEDIGAESNARRAYEVTDVGMIETMGLAAGYMAVLVLCLFVTSDDVSRLYPRPNVLWLIMPPFLYWVSRMWFLARRKILLDDPVLFAATDRVSWLTGVVIVMVAVFASW
- a CDS encoding glycosyltransferase, translated to MSRTTIVVPCYNEAKRFDAKAFELALADVPGLEFLFVNDGSDDDTPIMLRAFEEKHEGRVQVIDLAHNRGKSHAVRAGMLAALAGDATYCGYWDADLATPLNEIPRFVEVLEARPLLELVIGSRVKLLGRTIERNPLRHYLGRISATVTSVLLDLPVYDTQCGAKLFRNSPETQSLFAEAFLSGWIFDVELIARMIQHRRTAGLPSAEFAIYELPLRQWRDMAGSKLRVGLAYAGAFWEILRIYWRYLRH